One stretch of Saccharopolyspora erythraea DNA includes these proteins:
- a CDS encoding 2-hydroxy-3-oxopropionate reductase gives MTTIGFVGLGIMGSPMAANLVKAGYDVVGTNLTQDKIDLLVQQGGRGAASIAEAVKDADVVITMLPDSPDVDAAVLGEDGVFEHIRNGALFIDCSSIRPDTSVKVAEAGAAKGVRVVDAPVSGGEPKAIDGTLSLMVGGEADGFEAAKPILEAVGTTIVHVGPAGSGQTVKIANQLIVAGNIGLVAEALIFLEAYGVDTEAGLRALGGGLAGSTVLDAKGEKMRNREFSPGFRIELHNKDLGNLEAAARGAGLALPIGALVTQLIAAAKAQGDGKLDHSGLFKQIAQLSGRS, from the coding sequence ATGACCACGATCGGATTCGTGGGGCTGGGCATCATGGGCAGCCCGATGGCCGCGAACCTGGTGAAGGCCGGCTACGACGTCGTCGGCACCAACCTCACCCAGGACAAGATCGACCTGCTCGTGCAGCAGGGCGGCCGGGGTGCCGCGAGCATCGCCGAGGCCGTCAAGGACGCCGACGTCGTCATCACCATGCTGCCCGACTCGCCCGACGTCGACGCCGCCGTGCTCGGCGAGGACGGCGTCTTCGAGCACATCCGGAACGGCGCGCTGTTCATCGACTGCAGCAGCATCCGGCCCGACACCTCGGTCAAGGTCGCCGAGGCCGGTGCCGCCAAGGGCGTCCGGGTCGTCGACGCCCCGGTCAGCGGCGGCGAGCCCAAGGCCATCGACGGCACCCTGTCGCTGATGGTCGGCGGCGAGGCCGACGGCTTCGAGGCCGCCAAGCCGATCCTGGAGGCCGTGGGCACCACCATCGTGCACGTCGGTCCTGCCGGTTCCGGCCAGACCGTGAAGATCGCCAACCAGCTCATCGTGGCGGGCAACATCGGCCTGGTCGCCGAGGCGCTGATCTTCCTGGAGGCCTACGGCGTGGACACCGAGGCGGGCCTGCGCGCCCTCGGCGGTGGCCTGGCGGGCAGCACCGTCCTGGACGCCAAGGGCGAGAAGATGCGCAACCGCGAGTTCTCGCCGGGCTTCCGCATCGAGCTGCACAACAAGGACCTCGGCAACCTGGAGGCCGCCGCCCGCGGCGCCGGGCTCGCGCTGCCGATCGGCGCCCTGGTCACCCAGCTCATCGCGGCCGCCAAGGCCCAGGGCGACGGCAAGCTCGACCACTCCGGGCTGTTCAAGCAGATCGCCCAGCTCAGCGGGCGCTCGTGA